The Chitinophaga pinensis DSM 2588 region ACCGGTGTACTGCATTACAGCGAAGTATTCGGTACCCTGGATATAGGCGATAAACTTAAAGGCTTCATCAAGTCCATCAAAAGAGAAAAGATCGACGTGGTAGTCGGTAAACCTGGCTACGACAGAGTGGAAAGTGAAGCGGATAAGATCCTGCGTTTGCTGAAAGAAAATGACGGCTACCTGCCTTACCATGATAAATCCGATCCTGAAGAGATCTATGAATTCTTCAGCATGAGTAAGAAGACCTTCAAAATGACCACAGGCGCTTTGTATAAACAACATAAAATCATCTTCACCCAGACAGGTATTAAACTGATCGATGAAGAATAAAATAGTCAAAAGAGGATGCATTTGCATCCTCTTTTTGTTTGTATAACCCTATCCGGATGAAGAGCAACAAACACGCAATGCAATCCGTCCGCTATGTATATTTATCATATGAATATCCGATAGTCCCTGGCAGCAAAGCTTTCCTCATTATACATTTTCCTGTTACAACACACACTGTTTATCTGTTGCATATCAGTCTACTGTGTTTCGGCTGATCACACTGCAAAAAAATAGTAATCGTTTGCGTGGTACCCTTACCGTACTTATACGACAAATATGTTGGCCTGACTCGACGGAGCCTGGTTGAACCGTACCTTTTAGTCTATGATAAACCTTAAATAACACCCTCGAATGAAAATCCATTACACAAACCGGTTGTGCATTCCACAAAGTATGCGTCAACTAAGACTATTCTGTACACTTTTGCTGCTGCTCCTCTGTCTGGGTGCGGAGCAGGCATTTTCCCAGCTGTCCCGCCTGCGGGCAGATGGAAAACGTATCGTCAACGCCAGTAACCAGGAAGTGATCTTTAAAGGGATCAATGTCGGTGGCTGGCTGTTGCAGGAAGGATATATGATCAAACCTTCCTTCTCTGGCGGCGGTACACAATGGTCCATTAAAAAGCGCCTCTATGACCAGGGGCAGAGCGACGCCGCGGTAGAAGCATTCTACCAGAGCTGGCGTGACAATTTTATCACCAAAGCAGATATTGATTACCTGGCTTCACAGGGTTTTAACAGTGTCCGCCTGCCGTTACATTATGACCTTTTTCTGACAGCTGCACAGCGGGCAGTAAGAAATGGTGTAGCGCGTAACGCATCAACTTACAACAGCTATGTAAGTTCGCTGACCACCTGGTACAACAACAACCAGCTGTTCAACGATCAGAACCTGGAAGGTTTCCGCCTGACAGACAGCCTGTTGAAATGGTGTGCTGCCAACAACATGTATGTGGTACTTGACCTGCACGCAGCTCCGGGTGCTGCTGGTACAGATGCCAACATCTCTGATGCACTGATGGGTAATGACCTCTGGAACAAACCTATCTATCAGGACATCACCGTACGCTTATGGCAGCGTATCTCTGCACGTTACATCAATGATGACCGTGTAGGTTTTTATGATCTGATCAACGAACCAAACAACGTTCCGGCTAATCAGAGTATCCACTCGCTCTTTGAAAGACTGATCAACGCTATTCGTGCACAGGGTGACACACACCTGTTAATGGTAGAAGGAAATGGCTGGGGTAACCAGTACAACTACCTCGAACCATTCACTTTTACCAACAGAAGTAACCTGGTGTACAACGCGCACCGTTATGGTACTTCCACATCGACTACAACCACCAATGGCGATGCTAACCAGATCAATGAACTGGGTAACATTAACAACTTCCGTAACACACACAATGTCCCGGTAGTAGTGGGAGAGACCGGAGAAAACAACAGCAACTGGCTGCGTGCCAATATCGCTGCGATGAATGCTGCCGGAGTGGGTTGGTTCCACTGGACCTACAAACGTTTTGACGGTGGTGAAAATGCCGCTTTATTGCGGATTCCTCCGCCATACCTGATGGATGGTGCCGGCAATATGAGCGCTGTACTGAATAACATCAGGTTTGCCAACAATGTAAAGAACACAAACACCATCGCTGCCGTAGCGCCAGGCAGAAGTTCTGCTAACGCGCCTGTCGGTAAAACGATCTGGCTGCAGGGCTTTAACAACAAATACGTTAACTCAAAGAACGGTCAGGGCGCTATGTGGTGCGATTCTGATGCTCCACAGGCATGGGAACTCTTTACCGTGGTAGATGCAGGTAACGGTAAGATCGCCCTGAGAGGTAACAACGGTATGTATGTTTCTTCTGAAAACGGTGAGCAGGCAATCACCTGTAACAGACCTGCTATTCAGGGTTGGGAAGCATTTGACTGGCTAGAAACGGCTGACGGTAAAGTGTCTCTCAGAGGAAGTAACGGTCTGTTCATCTCTTCTGAGAACGGTGCTGCTGCAATGACCTGCACCCGTCCTACAGCCAGTGGCTGGGAAGCATTCGGTTACAGCGTAGTCGGTAATGCACAGGATGTTCCTGACCAGGAGGGGCCGACTGCGGCGCCAGGTCAGTTTAAAGTTGTAGGTTACTGGCCAGGATGGGCGGGTAGTCCCAGCACCAGCAAAGTGCCTTATAACAAGCTGACAAATGTGAACTATGCGTTCCTCCTGCCAAACAACGATGGTACCCTGCAGGGACTTGACAATCCAACCGCGTTACGCGCGCTGGTAACCCAGTCACACGCTGCCGGTGTTAAAGTATCGATCTCTATCGGCGGATGGAACAATGGTAACGATCAGGGCTTTGAAAACCTGGCACGTAATGCGTCTACCCGTACCACTTTCGTGAACGCTGTGATTGCATTCGTAAACCAGTATAGCCTTGATGGCGCTGATATTGACTGGGAATATCCTGACAATGGTGCTTCTGCTGACAACTACGTATTGCTGATGACAGAACTTTCCACTCAGCTGCATGGCCGTGGTAAACTGCTTACAGCTGCTGTAGTCGGTGAAAACGGAGCAAGTATCCTGAGTAGCGTATTCCCGCTGGTGGATTACCTGACACTGATGGCATATGATGAAAACGATTATCAGCACTCTACCTATAGTTATGCACAGCGTTCGCTGAACTACTGGAGAGGTCGTGGTTTGCCAAAAGAAAAAGCCATCCTGGGTGTACCATTCTATGGCCGTCCCAGCTGGGAATCTTACGCGCAGCTGCTGGCCAGAGGTGCAAGTCCAAACGCGGACACTTACCAGGGCGTAGGTTACAATGGTATACCTACTATCAAGGCGAAAACTAACCTGGCATTCGACCAGGGTGGTGGTATCATGATCTGGGAACTGTCACAGGATGTTACCGGTGCGAACTCCCTCCTGAACGCGATCAACCAGGTTGTACTGCAGAGAGGCGATACGACCGTAACAAACCCGAATCCGACGACTGTACCGATCGGTAAAACGATCTGGTTACAGGGCTTTAACAGCAAATACGTTAATTCAAGAAACGGACAGGGTGCTATGTGGTGTGATTCCGATACTCCGCAGGCATGGGAACTCTTTACTGTCATAGATGCGGGTAACGGTAAGATCGCGCTGAGAGGTAACAACGGTCTGTATGTTTCTTCTGAAAATGGCGAACAGGCAATGACCTGCAACAGACCTGCTATTGACGGATGGGAAGTATTCGACTGGATCAGCAACAGTGATGGTTCCGTTTCCCTGCGTGGCAGCAACGGAATGTATGTTTCCTCCGAAAATGGTGAGCAGGCAATTACTTGTAACAGACCTGCTATTGACGGATGGGAAAGATTTAACTGGGCAGCAGCAACAGCATTGACTGCGTCTTCAATCGCTGCCGTACAACAGGAAAAAACAGCTGTGAGTATTGCTGCGAATGGCAGTCTGCTGATATATCCTAACCCGGTAATGAAAGGTAGTACGCTGACCGTTAACGTGAAAAAATACAACGCAGCCGCTCCGGTACACGTATCGGTAGTAGATGTGAATAAGCGGGTAGTAGCTTATAAGAAAGCCAACGCCGCAGTAGTGACATTATCTACAGGCAATATGGCCGGTGGTTTCTATATATTGACTGTTACCAATGGTAATAACATATTTACCAGCAAGGTACTGATTCAGTAACCATATAACACGGGAAAGGCTGTCTGCAGGTAGTCCTTCCTTTAAAGCAGATGTGTGCGAGGCAGGAAACAGTAAATAATCATGATGTAATCAAACGTTTTTATATTAACCTTCACTGGTTGAAAGTCCGGTGATCTTTTCCCTCAAATTAACCGTTTAATTATGCGTAAACACTTCTACTGTTTACTGGCGATGTTCGCCAGCTGCCTCGTATCTCCTCTGTCACAGGTACAGGCCCAGACGACTCCTGCAACCTGGCAGGAACATTGGTTTGAACACGTGCAGCTATTGCAGCGTGTCTACCTGGATAATGACCTGGCGCTCTACTATGACAATGATGTAAGCCGCTCCGTCACCTGGCCCAATCAGTTCCTGTCAGACGTATGGCGGTACACTAAAAAGACATACGGCTCCTTCGGTACAGAACCGCAGCTGTATGCCGTTATGCACACCAACAAGTACAGCGGTGGCCATCCTTCTACTTACTTTGACGCCAGCCACGATTTCAGAAATGTGATTGATGCTGGTCCGGGTAACTGGACAGGTGCAACAGAAGGTGACCATAATCTGCTGACGCACGAAGTAGGGCATATTGTGGAAATCGGCTCTAAAAACACACATGGCTCTCCTGCCTTCGGTATCTGGGGAGACAGTAAATGGGCCGAAATCTACATTTATGACGTCTACAAAGGTCTGGGACTGACTACCTACCAGAACTCAGTCTACACACAGTTTACTGCTGGCCGGGATAACTTCCCGAGAGCTAATACGGCATGGTTCAGAGACTGGTTTTATCCCATCTACAATCAGTACGGTGGTACACAGGTATTAAACCGTTATTTCGTACAGGTAGCGCTTTATTTTGCCCGTTCCGGCTCCGAATACAACGGCGGCATGAACATGGGTGAATTTGTACATTTCTGGAGCGGAGCTGCAGGTGTAAATCTGAAGTCACTGGCAACAACAGCATTCGGCTGGACCAGCGAATATGAAACACAATTCGTACAGGCACAGCAGAAATATCCCTTTACTTATAGCACACCTAAGCCAATTGTTGCCAGCCTGTTCCAGGATATCAATTACGGTGGTTACGGGGTATACCTGCCGGAAGGTAATTACAACCTGACAACCCTGAGAGCCTACGGCGCCCGGAATGACGATGTTACCTCACTGAAAGTAGCTGCCGGTTACAGAGTAACTTTCTACATGGATGACAACTTCACCGGTTCCTCCAAGGTATTTACTGCGGATGCAGCTTCTATGGAAGCAGGCTGGAATGACCAGGTATCTTCCATCAGAGTAGAAAAACTGGCTGCTGCCACAGTAAGCGTAGCTCCTGAAGAAAAAGACGGGTTGTCCGTATCGTCTGACAAAGGACTTGTCGTTTTCCCGAATCCTGTCAGCAGAGGTAGTTCACTGACAGTAAGGGTAACAGAATATGACGCTAAAGCGCCATTGAAAGTATCGCTGGTAGATGTGAATAAAACGCCGGTAGTGTATCAGACGGCCAATGCGGCGACTGTATCCGTGAATACAGGAAATGTAGCAGGTGGCGTATATGTGCTGGTGGTTACAAACGGTAGCAGGTATTATACAAAGAAAATAGTCGTTCAGTAGTATTCGGCTCCCTATATATATGTAAAAAGGCGTCCCGCTTTTGGCGGGCGCCTTTTTCTTGTGATTTCATCCTTTCTTACTTGCCTGTTTTAACGTGCTTCAGTTCAGCGCCATCTCTTACTTCTTCGTTAGCGGCAGCCAGAATGGTGTCGCCTTCGTTGAGATTACCATAGATTTCAACTTTACCTTCAGCTTCGCGGCCGGTTTGTACCTGTACTCTTTCCGCTTTGCCGTTTGTTACCCTTACCACGAACACATTTACTGTAGAATTCACCACCGCTGCTTTCGGTACCAGGAAGGTACTGTCAGCCGCGTCCATCGGAATATTCACTTCCGCGATCATACCCGGTAACAATTTTTTATCATTATTGATCACATCCATTTCAATACGCTGTGAACGCAGACGGGCATCCAGTGCACCGGAAAGACGGTTTACCTTCGCAGTAAACTGCTGACCGGTAAATGCTTTCACATTGAACTTCACCTCGCTGCTGCTGTTCAGGTAAGCAGTATAAGATTCCGGAACGGAGATTACCAGACGCAGTTTCTTTTGCTCCTGAAGGGTAAATAAAGGCAATTCAGAGCCTTTTCCTGTCGGACCAACATAAGCGCCCGCACTCACATTTCTTGCACTGATAACGCCGGAAAATGGTGCTCTGATCTCCAGATAGTTTCTGTTGTCAGAGATCTCCCTGTAAGCAGCCTTACCGGCATCCCATTGTGCCAGGTCTGATTTCATACGCGCCTGCGCTATATCCAGGTCGTTTTTGGAAACGGTACCTGGTGTCAGACTGGTATTATACAAACGGTCATAATTAGCTTTGCTCGCCAGGTATACCGCCTCCTGTGATTTGATCCTGGATTCTGCACCGGCCAGCTGAGAACTGATCTCTGGTGCTTCCATTGTAGCCAGCAGTTGTCCCTGACTTACTTCCGTACCCACATCTACATGCAGCTTTTTTACAAAGCTGCTCACCTTCGCATAGATATCTACCTGCTGATAAGCAATCAGCTCACCAGGCAGTTGCAGAGAAGAGGCGAGTTTACCTTTTTGCAGGGATATTGCTGCAACAGGAGCTTCCTCCTGTGCGTTTTCTTTATTTTCTGATTTACCTTCTGTGTGACTACAGCTGCTGAACAGCAGTGTGGCAGGTAAACTTATTGTGATAGCAAGTGCTTTAAGACTGTTCATATTATTCGTGTAAGGATGGTACATAGTTTTTACTTTCTTTATCTTCCGGATCGAGTGATACCGATTGGGTAGTCGCTTTACCCTGCGCCCATGCAAATACCAGTGGTAATATAAACAGGGTGCTGAAGGTAGAGGCGATCAGGCCGCCGATTACCGCACGTCCCAGCGGAGATGTCTGGTCGCCGGATTCACCCAGGCCGCTGGCCATAGGAATCATACCTGCCACCATCGCAAGACTCGTCATCAGGATAGGACGGAGACGCAAACCTACTGCTTCTTTTGCGGAAAGTAGTGCGTTACCATTTTCCAGTCGTAACTGCTCCGCATTCGTGATCAGTAACACCGCATTCGATATCGATACCCCCACAGACATGATGATACCCATGTAAGACTGTAAGTTCAGCGTTGAGCCGGTCAGCAGCAGCAATGTCAGGGATCCGATCAGTACCGCCGGTACAGATGCCAGTACCACCGCAGATACTTTAAATGACTGGAAGTTAGCCGCCAGCATCAGGAAGATCACCACAATCGCAACCAATAACCCGGATTGTAAGCTGTCCAGCGTATCAGTCAGCGTAGAACTCAGACCGATCAGTTCCACGTTCAGACCACGTGGCAGTTCGCCCAGTGAGTTGATTGCTTTCTGTACATCCGCAGATGCTGTACCCAGGTCAATGTTGTTCGTATTGGCCGTAACAGACAAACTCGGAATAGCACCAAGGTTATCCGCCTCTCCGTAAGTCGTATCGGGTACGATAGTCGCCACATCTCCCAGTACCGGTCTGCTGGAATTTTTCAGCAGCGGAATCTCATTGATGGACTGTATATCCGTCATTTTGTTTTCCGGTACCTGTACCTGTACACTATAACTCAGGTTGGATTTTTCATCAATCCAGATGTTCTTCTCTGTATAACGGGAAGAAGAAGTAGAAGCCGTCAGTGAACGGGAAATATCACTTACATCCACACCCAGTTGTGCTGCACGGATACGGTCGATGTTCACACGCAGGGAAGGGTATTTGGTAGACTGTCCCAACTGCACGTCTCTCAGGTAAGAGATCCGGTTCAGTTTAGTAATCAGCTTCGCTGCAAACTGCTCATTCAGCTGTTTGTTTCTGCCGGTAAACCTTACCTCTATAGGGGTAGGAGAACCCTGGCTCAGGATCTTGTCTGTCAGTTCGATCGGTTCGAAAGATGGTTTCACACCAGGCAGTTCTTTTTTCATTTCCGCCCTGATCTTATCTTTCAATTCATCCATATTCACCTTGTAATCCTCTTCCAGTGCTACCTGGATCACTGCTTCCTGCGGACCAGGCATAAACAGATAGATCGGGCTGATGGAGAACTGTCCCGGGTGCTGACCCACATAAGCAGAAGAGATAGATACATGCTCCGGCCCTACAATACGCTTGATCGCATTGATCGTCCTGATAGTGATCTCCTCTGTTCGCTCTGCCCTGGTGCCTTCCGGTGCACGCAGACGCAGCTGGAACTGACTGCCATTACCACGTGGTAATACGTCGCGTCCGATACTATTGATCAGCACAACCACCAATGCAATACCTGCTACCAGGTAAACCGTCACAATCAGCTTACGTGCAGGCATTACGCGGTTCATAAAGCGCATAAAGCGGTTACGCACACGTTCAAAGCCGGTTACCTTACCATTATTATCAAAATCAGCTCTCTCTATCAGTTCTTTTTTATCGTGATGTGCAACTGGTTCTCCTGCTTTGTGATGTACGTGGTCTTTCATCAGCCAGTTGGCCATGATAGGTACGAAGGTCTGCGCCAGGAAGTAGGAGATGATCATCGCAAATCCGATCGCCAATGCCAGCGGCAGGAACAGTGAACCCGGGATACCACCCATTGTGAACGCTGGCGCAAATACCGCCAGGATACAAAACAGGATCAGCAGTTTCGGGAAAGCGATCTCCTTACACGCATCCCATATGGCCAGTCCCTTCGGCTTACCCATGTCAAGGTGCTGGTGTATATTTTCTATCGTCACCGTACTTTCATCGACCAATATACCGATCGCCAGTGCCAGACCACTCAATGTCATGATGTTGATGGTCTGTCCCGCCAGTTTCAGACACAATACCGCCGCGATGATAGATGTCGGAATGGTCAGTATCACAATCAGCGCACCTCTTGGGTCACCCAGGAACAATAGTACCATTAGACCTGTCAGTACTGCACCGATCGTACCTTCAGTGATCAGACTTTTTACCGCGTTGATCACATATACGGACTGGTCAAATTCATAAGTCAGTTTTACATCTTCCGGCAGCAGGGACTGGAACTTCGGCAATGCAGCCTTCAGTTTCTGTACTACT contains the following coding sequences:
- a CDS encoding efflux RND transporter periplasmic adaptor subunit, coding for MNSLKALAITISLPATLLFSSCSHTEGKSENKENAQEEAPVAAISLQKGKLASSLQLPGELIAYQQVDIYAKVSSFVKKLHVDVGTEVSQGQLLATMEAPEISSQLAGAESRIKSQEAVYLASKANYDRLYNTSLTPGTVSKNDLDIAQARMKSDLAQWDAGKAAYREISDNRNYLEIRAPFSGVISARNVSAGAYVGPTGKGSELPLFTLQEQKKLRLVISVPESYTAYLNSSSEVKFNVKAFTGQQFTAKVNRLSGALDARLRSQRIEMDVINNDKKLLPGMIAEVNIPMDAADSTFLVPKAAVVNSTVNVFVVRVTNGKAERVQVQTGREAEGKVEIYGNLNEGDTILAAANEEVRDGAELKHVKTGK
- a CDS encoding glycosyl hydrolase family 18 protein, which produces MRQLRLFCTLLLLLLCLGAEQAFSQLSRLRADGKRIVNASNQEVIFKGINVGGWLLQEGYMIKPSFSGGGTQWSIKKRLYDQGQSDAAVEAFYQSWRDNFITKADIDYLASQGFNSVRLPLHYDLFLTAAQRAVRNGVARNASTYNSYVSSLTTWYNNNQLFNDQNLEGFRLTDSLLKWCAANNMYVVLDLHAAPGAAGTDANISDALMGNDLWNKPIYQDITVRLWQRISARYINDDRVGFYDLINEPNNVPANQSIHSLFERLINAIRAQGDTHLLMVEGNGWGNQYNYLEPFTFTNRSNLVYNAHRYGTSTSTTTTNGDANQINELGNINNFRNTHNVPVVVGETGENNSNWLRANIAAMNAAGVGWFHWTYKRFDGGENAALLRIPPPYLMDGAGNMSAVLNNIRFANNVKNTNTIAAVAPGRSSANAPVGKTIWLQGFNNKYVNSKNGQGAMWCDSDAPQAWELFTVVDAGNGKIALRGNNGMYVSSENGEQAITCNRPAIQGWEAFDWLETADGKVSLRGSNGLFISSENGAAAMTCTRPTASGWEAFGYSVVGNAQDVPDQEGPTAAPGQFKVVGYWPGWAGSPSTSKVPYNKLTNVNYAFLLPNNDGTLQGLDNPTALRALVTQSHAAGVKVSISIGGWNNGNDQGFENLARNASTRTTFVNAVIAFVNQYSLDGADIDWEYPDNGASADNYVLLMTELSTQLHGRGKLLTAAVVGENGASILSSVFPLVDYLTLMAYDENDYQHSTYSYAQRSLNYWRGRGLPKEKAILGVPFYGRPSWESYAQLLARGASPNADTYQGVGYNGIPTIKAKTNLAFDQGGGIMIWELSQDVTGANSLLNAINQVVLQRGDTTVTNPNPTTVPIGKTIWLQGFNSKYVNSRNGQGAMWCDSDTPQAWELFTVIDAGNGKIALRGNNGLYVSSENGEQAMTCNRPAIDGWEVFDWISNSDGSVSLRGSNGMYVSSENGEQAITCNRPAIDGWERFNWAAATALTASSIAAVQQEKTAVSIAANGSLLIYPNPVMKGSTLTVNVKKYNAAAPVHVSVVDVNKRVVAYKKANAAVVTLSTGNMAGGFYILTVTNGNNIFTSKVLIQ
- a CDS encoding T9SS type A sorting domain-containing protein, whose amino-acid sequence is MRKHFYCLLAMFASCLVSPLSQVQAQTTPATWQEHWFEHVQLLQRVYLDNDLALYYDNDVSRSVTWPNQFLSDVWRYTKKTYGSFGTEPQLYAVMHTNKYSGGHPSTYFDASHDFRNVIDAGPGNWTGATEGDHNLLTHEVGHIVEIGSKNTHGSPAFGIWGDSKWAEIYIYDVYKGLGLTTYQNSVYTQFTAGRDNFPRANTAWFRDWFYPIYNQYGGTQVLNRYFVQVALYFARSGSEYNGGMNMGEFVHFWSGAAGVNLKSLATTAFGWTSEYETQFVQAQQKYPFTYSTPKPIVASLFQDINYGGYGVYLPEGNYNLTTLRAYGARNDDVTSLKVAAGYRVTFYMDDNFTGSSKVFTADAASMEAGWNDQVSSIRVEKLAAATVSVAPEEKDGLSVSSDKGLVVFPNPVSRGSSLTVRVTEYDAKAPLKVSLVDVNKTPVVYQTANAATVSVNTGNVAGGVYVLVVTNGSRYYTKKIVVQ
- a CDS encoding efflux RND transporter permease subunit, which produces MNLIRSALRKPISILVIVAALFFFGIGAVRTIKVDIFPKLDLPVMYIAHPFGGYTPTQMEAYFGKQYINILLYVNGIKAIETKNIQGLTLIKVSFYPGTNMAQAQAELSAFCNRIQAIFPPGSQPPFIIRFDASTLPVGELVLSSEKRGNNELLDLANTYVRASFTQIPGLVSAPPFGGNLRTVVIKADPELLRSHNLTPDQLVEALRINNQTSPSGNVRIGDVNYITPANTAIRTVKDFENIPLFKGGVQNLYLRDVATVEDGADVTAGYALVNGRRSVYLSVAKSGDASTWEVVQKLKAALPKFQSLLPEDVKLTYEFDQSVYVINAVKSLITEGTIGAVLTGLMVLLFLGDPRGALIVILTIPTSIIAAVLCLKLAGQTINIMTLSGLALAIGILVDESTVTIENIHQHLDMGKPKGLAIWDACKEIAFPKLLILFCILAVFAPAFTMGGIPGSLFLPLALAIGFAMIISYFLAQTFVPIMANWLMKDHVHHKAGEPVAHHDKKELIERADFDNNGKVTGFERVRNRFMRFMNRVMPARKLIVTVYLVAGIALVVVLINSIGRDVLPRGNGSQFQLRLRAPEGTRAERTEEITIRTINAIKRIVGPEHVSISSAYVGQHPGQFSISPIYLFMPGPQEAVIQVALEEDYKVNMDELKDKIRAEMKKELPGVKPSFEPIELTDKILSQGSPTPIEVRFTGRNKQLNEQFAAKLITKLNRISYLRDVQLGQSTKYPSLRVNIDRIRAAQLGVDVSDISRSLTASTSSSRYTEKNIWIDEKSNLSYSVQVQVPENKMTDIQSINEIPLLKNSSRPVLGDVATIVPDTTYGEADNLGAIPSLSVTANTNNIDLGTASADVQKAINSLGELPRGLNVELIGLSSTLTDTLDSLQSGLLVAIVVIFLMLAANFQSFKVSAVVLASVPAVLIGSLTLLLLTGSTLNLQSYMGIIMSVGVSISNAVLLITNAEQLRLENGNALLSAKEAVGLRLRPILMTSLAMVAGMIPMASGLGESGDQTSPLGRAVIGGLIASTFSTLFILPLVFAWAQGKATTQSVSLDPEDKESKNYVPSLHE